From a single Nitrospira sp. genomic region:
- a CDS encoding ubiquitin-like protein Pup codes for MEKQERKQEPRREPQGKEEVKANPKVVEAGKKMKEDIDKLVDEIDDVLEKNAEEFVKNYVQKGGE; via the coding sequence ATGGAAAAGCAGGAACGTAAGCAAGAGCCGCGACGCGAACCGCAAGGGAAGGAAGAGGTCAAGGCCAATCCCAAGGTCGTCGAGGCGGGCAAGAAAATGAAGGAAGACATCGACAAGCTGGTCGATGAAATCGACGATGTTCTTGAAAAAAACGCCGAAGAATTCGTAAAGAATTACGTGCAAAAAGGAGGGGAATAG
- a CDS encoding sodium-translocating pyrophosphatase, whose product MSDSVIITFALIAAVAGIGYGVYLAMWVFRLDAGNAKMQEIAKAIQEGASAYMNRQYKTVGYVAAVLFVVLWGAGAVSDKFGLLTAVGFLVGAGASSIAGYVGMIIAVRANVRTAQAAHNGMNAALTVAFRGGAVTGLLLIGLGLLAITTFYMIAQSIAGQEKAIHALLSLGFGGSLISVFARVGGGIYTKAADVGADLVGKVEAGIPEDDPRNPAVIADNVGDNVGDCAGMAADLFETYAVTTVAAMVLAFTMFKGATAPILYPLVLGGLTIFATIIGVLFVKVNPGEEVMKALYKGLFVAGGIAAVAFLPITLMIMGGVGGVSGFSYYIAALMGLAVTLALVFITDYYTSKNYEPVQYIAKASETGHATNIIAGLAVGMQATAAPVVVIAMAILGSYWVCGGAESGGLYGVAVAAVSMLSMAGIVVAIDAFGPITDNAGGIAEMSHLGKEVRDITDPLDAVGNTTKAVTKGYAIGSAALAAVVLFAEYSREVAAHNPALAAFDLSNPKVLVGLFLGGMLPFIFGALCMRAVGEAGGLIVEEVRRQFRTIKGIMEGTGKPEYGTCVDIVTQAAIQKMMIPGLIPVASPILVGVILGPQALGGVLVGSIVTGLFVAISMTSGGGAWDNAKKFIEEQGLKGTDTHKAAVTGDTVGDPYKDTAGPAVNPMIKVINIVALLIVSLIV is encoded by the coding sequence CCATTCAAGAAGGCGCCAGCGCCTACATGAACCGACAGTATAAGACCGTCGGGTACGTGGCCGCGGTGCTCTTCGTCGTTCTCTGGGGCGCAGGGGCCGTCTCCGATAAGTTCGGTTTGCTGACGGCGGTCGGATTTTTGGTCGGTGCAGGAGCCTCGTCGATTGCCGGCTATGTGGGGATGATCATTGCCGTGCGCGCCAACGTGCGGACCGCGCAAGCCGCACACAATGGCATGAATGCCGCCTTGACCGTCGCGTTTCGAGGGGGTGCAGTGACGGGTCTGTTGTTGATCGGTCTTGGACTGTTGGCGATTACCACTTTCTACATGATTGCGCAATCAATCGCCGGGCAAGAAAAGGCCATTCATGCCTTGCTGAGCCTTGGATTTGGCGGCAGCTTGATCTCGGTGTTTGCCCGCGTTGGTGGCGGTATCTATACCAAGGCGGCGGATGTGGGTGCGGATCTTGTCGGTAAGGTCGAAGCAGGAATTCCGGAAGATGATCCGCGGAATCCGGCGGTCATCGCCGATAACGTCGGTGACAACGTCGGTGACTGTGCCGGCATGGCGGCGGACCTGTTCGAGACCTACGCGGTAACGACGGTCGCGGCCATGGTGCTGGCCTTTACGATGTTTAAGGGCGCAACTGCTCCGATCCTCTATCCGTTGGTCTTAGGAGGCCTGACGATTTTCGCGACGATCATTGGGGTTCTGTTCGTAAAGGTGAACCCGGGTGAGGAAGTCATGAAAGCGCTCTACAAAGGATTGTTTGTGGCCGGTGGGATCGCTGCCGTAGCGTTTTTACCAATCACCCTCATGATTATGGGCGGGGTCGGGGGCGTCAGCGGATTCAGTTACTACATTGCCGCGTTGATGGGATTGGCGGTGACGCTGGCGCTTGTCTTCATTACCGATTATTACACGTCGAAGAATTATGAACCGGTGCAATATATCGCCAAAGCGAGCGAAACCGGCCATGCGACGAACATCATCGCGGGGCTGGCGGTCGGCATGCAGGCGACTGCGGCGCCGGTGGTGGTGATTGCGATGGCTATTCTCGGCAGTTATTGGGTGTGCGGCGGCGCGGAGTCTGGTGGGTTGTACGGCGTAGCCGTTGCGGCGGTCTCAATGTTGTCCATGGCCGGAATTGTCGTGGCGATCGATGCGTTTGGTCCGATCACGGACAACGCCGGCGGTATTGCCGAGATGTCGCACTTAGGTAAGGAAGTGCGTGACATCACCGATCCGTTGGATGCGGTCGGCAATACAACCAAGGCGGTGACGAAAGGCTATGCGATTGGCTCAGCCGCATTGGCGGCGGTGGTGCTGTTCGCGGAATATTCCCGGGAGGTGGCGGCACACAATCCTGCGCTGGCGGCATTCGACCTGTCCAACCCAAAAGTGTTGGTCGGTCTGTTCCTGGGCGGTATGTTGCCGTTTATCTTTGGCGCGCTCTGTATGAGAGCCGTGGGTGAAGCCGGTGGCTTGATCGTGGAAGAAGTGCGGCGGCAGTTCCGGACGATCAAGGGCATTATGGAAGGCACGGGGAAGCCGGAGTATGGCACCTGTGTCGACATCGTAACTCAAGCGGCCATCCAAAAGATGATGATCCCCGGCTTGATTCCTGTGGCATCGCCGATTCTTGTGGGTGTGATTCTTGGCCCGCAAGCGCTTGGTGGTGTGTTGGTCGGCAGCATCGTGACCGGCCTATTCGTCGCGATTTCGATGACGAGCGGCGGTGGGGCCTGGGACAATGCGAAAAAGTTTATTGAAGAGCAGGGGTTGAAGGGCACCGACACACACAAGGCAGCGGTCACCGGTGATACGGTCGGTGATCCGTACAAGGATACGGCGGGACCGGCGGTGAACCCAATGATCAAAGTGATCAATATTGTTGCCCTGCTTATTGTTTCGTTGATCGTCTAA